The following proteins are co-located in the Flectobacillus major DSM 103 genome:
- a CDS encoding LytR/AlgR family response regulator transcription factor — protein sequence MKITCLIVEDEPLARNLLIEYVKKVPYLELLRACSNPLDAIEFLRANPVDVLFLDVQMPEITGITLLKILQKKPLVILTTAYSEYALEGYELDVMDYLLKPITFERFLKAVEKASQRLGGGPPPATQPVERIIHEKIQIADNSPAYIFVKDGTKLVKIRLNDILYVEGLKDYVSIHTPYQKIVTLQRLKSLEDQLPENQFVRIHNSYIVSLEAIDSIHKEKVQIGQAYLPISDTYRRSFREFIERNHIGGDV from the coding sequence ATGAAAATAACGTGTTTGATAGTAGAAGACGAACCTTTGGCACGGAACTTACTGATAGAATATGTCAAAAAAGTACCTTATTTAGAGCTACTCAGGGCGTGTTCCAATCCTTTGGATGCTATTGAGTTTTTGAGGGCAAATCCTGTGGATGTATTGTTTTTGGATGTACAAATGCCCGAAATTACAGGTATTACATTACTGAAAATTTTACAGAAAAAACCGCTTGTGATTCTTACAACGGCCTATTCGGAATATGCTTTGGAGGGCTACGAACTCGATGTTATGGACTATCTACTAAAGCCTATTACTTTTGAACGATTTTTGAAAGCTGTCGAAAAAGCAAGTCAACGCTTGGGTGGAGGCCCCCCCCCCGCCACTCAGCCTGTTGAGCGGATTATTCATGAAAAAATACAAATTGCAGACAACTCTCCTGCATATATTTTTGTAAAAGATGGTACAAAATTGGTCAAAATACGCCTCAATGACATACTATATGTTGAAGGCTTGAAAGACTATGTGTCTATTCATACGCCATATCAGAAAATCGTAACACTTCAACGTTTGAAATCGTTGGAAGACCAACTGCCCGAAAATCAGTTTGTTAGAATTCATAATTCCTATATTGTTTCGCTAGAGGCTATCGACTCTATTCACAAAGAAAAGGTACAAATAGGGCAGGCATATTTGCCTATTAGCGATACTTACAGGCGGTCGTTTCGGGAGTTTATTGAGCGAAACCACATTGGTGGCGATGTCTAA
- a CDS encoding DEAD/DEAH box helicase, whose translation MQLQENIQTIISNLGIAELNQIQQDAFKTIQKEADTLLLAPTGSGKTLAFLLPIFTKLKTDEKRVQCLILTPSRELAIQIEQVWKKMSTGFKVNVCYGGHNVAVEVQNFSEPPALLVGTPGRIADHITRRSFDLSGIQTLVLDEFDKSLALGFHDQMSFIYQHLRTLKTKVLVSATAKIKIPEFTGISNPWVLNFTKDIEEEPRLQLRKVISESKDKIDCLFNLICNLGAAPTIIFCNHRDATERTSELLWEMGVENAFFHGGMDQLAREKTLIQFRNGSTNFLVASDLAARGLDIPAVKNVIHYHLPLKNEDFVHRNGRTARMNAEGSAYIVLHRNEHLPIYLNESPEEFVLTEDLSAPKMSDWTTLYISGGKKDKLSKGDIVGFLAKKGELGKDDIGLIEIMDFMSFVSVKKDKLKALLSLIQAEKMKGKKYKIEETALNG comes from the coding sequence ATGCAATTACAAGAAAACATTCAAACGATTATTTCTAATTTGGGTATTGCCGAACTCAATCAGATTCAGCAAGATGCCTTCAAAACGATTCAAAAAGAAGCTGATACTTTGCTTTTGGCCCCAACGGGTTCGGGCAAAACTTTGGCTTTTTTGCTGCCTATATTTACCAAGCTAAAAACAGACGAAAAAAGGGTTCAGTGCCTAATATTGACTCCCTCACGTGAACTAGCGATTCAGATTGAACAAGTCTGGAAAAAAATGTCGACAGGCTTTAAAGTAAATGTATGTTATGGTGGCCACAATGTGGCAGTTGAGGTACAAAACTTTAGCGAACCACCAGCGTTGTTGGTAGGTACTCCTGGCCGTATTGCCGACCATATTACCCGCCGTTCATTTGATTTGTCGGGTATTCAAACTTTAGTTTTGGATGAATTTGACAAATCTTTGGCTTTGGGTTTTCATGACCAAATGTCGTTTATTTATCAGCACCTTCGCACGCTCAAAACCAAAGTGTTGGTATCGGCTACTGCTAAAATCAAAATTCCAGAATTTACAGGTATTAGCAATCCTTGGGTATTGAATTTTACCAAAGACATAGAAGAAGAACCCCGCTTACAACTTCGTAAGGTGATTTCGGAATCAAAAGATAAAATCGACTGCCTTTTTAATTTAATATGTAATTTGGGGGCAGCACCTACGATTATATTTTGTAATCACCGCGATGCTACCGAGCGTACTAGCGAACTGCTGTGGGAAATGGGTGTAGAAAATGCTTTTTTTCATGGAGGAATGGACCAGCTTGCTCGTGAAAAAACTTTAATACAGTTTCGTAATGGAAGTACCAACTTTTTGGTGGCATCTGATTTGGCGGCTCGTGGATTAGATATTCCTGCTGTAAAAAATGTAATACATTACCACCTTCCTCTCAAAAATGAAGATTTTGTGCATAGAAACGGCCGTACTGCCCGAATGAATGCCGAAGGAAGTGCTTATATTGTTTTGCATAGAAATGAACATTTACCTATTTATTTGAATGAATCGCCTGAAGAGTTTGTCTTGACCGAAGACCTTTCGGCACCTAAAATGTCGGATTGGACTACTTTATATATTAGTGGTGGCAAAAAAGATAAACTAAGCAAAGGTGATATTGTGGGCTTTTTGGCCAAAAAAGGGGAATTGGGAAAAGACGACATCGGTTTAATCGAAATTATGGATTTTATGTCGTTTGTGTCGGTGAAGAAAGACAAGCTTAAAGCATTATTATCGTTGATTCAAGCTGAAAAAATGAAAGGTAAAAAATACAAAATTGAAGAAACGGCTCTGAATGGCTAG
- a CDS encoding DUF4249 domain-containing protein encodes MKKQILSILFALSTLSLTSCEDVINLEGIINSESLLIVDGSVTTVPENQVITLTQSQDYFSSKPVLPILGATVTITDNEGKVFEFKDLQNNGKYVWKPSANIPAIGVVGKTYTLKIVANGETYQAISELKRVPVIDSIAYQFDEARFNQRDDDKNKPKEGYDAQFYARDFTGIGDCYRIIPYKNGKALELSNTVSIAYDAAIQKSNGAADGIVFSLPVRGSISPELYLEKDTIKVELRSITEGHYNFWNQARSEINNGGLFSRPAANIPTNVVNINPNSTKKAAGWFGTSAVSFSQTVVDAKKAQVGLR; translated from the coding sequence ATGAAAAAGCAGATTTTAAGCATTTTGTTTGCCCTTTCAACACTTTCCTTAACAAGCTGTGAAGATGTAATTAATTTGGAGGGTATTATCAACAGCGAAAGCCTTCTGATTGTAGATGGTAGCGTAACTACTGTACCCGAAAATCAGGTAATTACCCTTACACAATCGCAAGACTATTTCAGTAGCAAACCCGTTCTGCCAATTTTGGGAGCTACAGTTACCATAACCGACAACGAAGGCAAGGTTTTTGAATTTAAGGATTTACAAAACAACGGAAAGTATGTATGGAAACCTTCGGCCAATATTCCTGCAATTGGGGTGGTTGGTAAAACCTATACCTTAAAAATTGTGGCCAATGGCGAAACGTATCAAGCCATTTCTGAATTAAAACGTGTACCTGTGATTGATTCTATTGCATATCAGTTTGACGAAGCCCGTTTTAACCAACGTGATGACGATAAAAATAAACCCAAAGAAGGATACGATGCCCAATTTTATGCCCGCGATTTTACGGGTATTGGCGATTGCTATCGTATTATTCCTTACAAGAATGGGAAAGCTCTTGAGCTCAGCAATACGGTGTCTATTGCCTACGATGCTGCTATTCAGAAAAGTAATGGTGCTGCCGACGGCATTGTATTTTCGTTACCAGTACGTGGCTCTATTTCGCCAGAGCTTTATTTAGAAAAAGACACCATCAAAGTCGAGCTTCGTTCTATTACCGAAGGCCATTACAATTTCTGGAATCAAGCCAGAAGTGAAATTAACAATGGAGGGTTGTTCTCGCGTCCAGCGGCCAATATCCCTACCAATGTAGTCAATATCAACCCTAATTCTACCAAAAAAGCAGCAGGGTGGTTTGGTACATCGGCCGTTAGTTTTAGCCAAACTGTTGTAGATGCTAAAAAAGCACAAGTTGGCCTTCGATAA
- a CDS encoding TonB-dependent receptor → MKTYIKHLLVALFLFPISLQAQKLTVSGYIKDAKNGEGLIGASVFVKELMTGSTTNTYGFYSLTLPKGNYTLVVTSVGYRKSLKDIKLNEQSLTLNIELQEDGQELDEVVVTAKRDDDNVKSTEMSVNKVEMKTIKKIPALLGEVDLVRAIQFLPGVTTVGEGASGFNVRGGGVDQNLILLDDAPVYNSSHLFGFFSVFNPDAVKDVKLIKGGIPAQYGGRASSILDVRMKEGNAKKLEVNGGIGAIFSRLSIEAPIVKDKASFIVAARRSYIDILAKPFLTGNSADASFNFYDLTAKVNYNINQKNTVFLSGYFGRDVFGQEFGFNWGNSTLSARWNHVFSDKLFLNTTAFYSNYDYALDSDLKNKRPNNAFKWSSNITNYSFKPDFTYYISPNNTLTFGGQVLSYNFKPGAATASSQGEVRSFGQERKNGIEYSAYIGNEWKVSPKLSLQYGLRFSKYDYSSQEDYYYERQFVGISADNQSGYTLNLIPNTKGKTISSYQNFEPRFSANITTGEASSIKASYNRLSQYIHLMSNTAASTPLDVWTSSTNNIKPQISDQVALGYFQNLANNTYEASAEVFYKEMQNQIDYADGANLFLNPLFEKDLIFGKGRAYGLELFVKKNKGAFTGWISYTLQRSERKIELLNNNEWYYNRYDRTHTLNVVTQYELNKKWSFGANFAYVTGVPYTLPSQQMVIEGRVYPYIPSGTRGNFRVPAYHRLDISATKKNKKALFGKGESEWVFSVYNLYNRRNPFSIYTRPNENDPTKSEAVKLSIIGSFVPSVTYNFKF, encoded by the coding sequence ATGAAAACGTATATTAAACATTTACTTGTTGCACTTTTCTTATTTCCTATAAGTCTGCAAGCACAAAAGCTTACTGTAAGCGGGTATATCAAAGACGCAAAGAATGGCGAAGGGCTTATTGGAGCTTCTGTTTTTGTAAAGGAACTCATGACTGGTTCTACAACCAATACTTATGGATTCTATTCGCTTACCTTGCCCAAGGGCAATTATACCTTGGTAGTAACCTCGGTTGGCTATCGCAAAAGCCTCAAAGACATCAAGCTTAATGAGCAAAGTTTAACACTCAATATAGAACTTCAGGAAGATGGACAAGAGCTAGACGAAGTAGTAGTAACAGCCAAACGTGACGACGACAACGTAAAGTCGACCGAGATGTCGGTAAATAAGGTGGAAATGAAAACTATCAAAAAAATACCAGCCTTATTGGGCGAAGTAGATTTGGTACGGGCTATTCAGTTTTTGCCAGGTGTTACAACGGTCGGCGAAGGGGCTTCTGGCTTCAATGTTCGTGGTGGTGGTGTTGACCAAAACCTTATTTTATTGGACGATGCCCCTGTGTACAACTCTTCGCACTTATTTGGTTTTTTCTCGGTATTTAACCCCGATGCCGTAAAAGACGTAAAACTCATTAAAGGAGGTATACCAGCCCAATATGGCGGTCGTGCTTCTTCTATTTTGGATGTTAGAATGAAGGAAGGAAATGCCAAAAAACTGGAAGTAAATGGCGGTATTGGAGCTATTTTTAGTCGTTTGTCGATTGAAGCCCCTATTGTAAAAGATAAAGCGTCGTTTATTGTGGCGGCTCGTCGTTCGTATATCGATATTCTGGCCAAACCCTTTTTGACAGGCAATAGTGCCGATGCGTCTTTCAATTTTTATGACCTAACCGCCAAAGTAAACTATAATATCAATCAAAAAAATACAGTTTTTTTGTCTGGTTATTTTGGTCGTGACGTATTTGGCCAAGAGTTTGGCTTTAACTGGGGTAATAGCACCCTTTCGGCACGCTGGAATCATGTATTTAGTGATAAGCTATTCTTAAATACCACTGCCTTCTATAGTAATTATGACTATGCTTTGGACTCAGATTTGAAAAACAAACGTCCTAACAATGCTTTCAAATGGTCGTCAAATATTACCAACTATAGTTTCAAGCCTGATTTTACTTATTATATTTCGCCTAACAATACTTTAACCTTTGGCGGACAAGTACTTTCTTATAATTTCAAGCCAGGTGCAGCAACGGCTTCTTCGCAGGGCGAGGTTCGCTCTTTTGGCCAAGAACGTAAAAATGGTATTGAATACTCGGCCTATATTGGCAACGAATGGAAGGTTTCTCCAAAGCTATCGCTCCAATATGGTTTGAGATTCTCGAAATATGATTATTCAAGCCAAGAAGATTATTATTATGAAAGACAATTTGTGGGTATTTCGGCCGACAACCAGTCGGGCTACACACTCAATTTGATTCCTAATACCAAAGGCAAAACCATTAGTAGCTATCAAAATTTTGAACCTCGTTTTTCGGCCAATATTACTACTGGCGAGGCTAGTTCTATCAAGGCAAGTTACAACCGTCTTTCGCAGTATATCCACTTGATGTCAAATACGGCAGCCTCTACGCCTTTGGACGTATGGACATCGAGTACCAACAATATCAAACCACAAATTTCTGACCAAGTGGCTTTGGGATATTTCCAAAACTTGGCCAACAATACCTACGAAGCGTCGGCCGAGGTATTTTATAAAGAAATGCAGAACCAAATTGATTATGCCGACGGTGCTAACCTATTCTTGAATCCTTTATTTGAAAAAGATTTGATTTTTGGCAAAGGCCGTGCGTATGGTCTTGAGCTTTTTGTCAAGAAAAATAAAGGAGCTTTTACGGGCTGGATTAGTTATACCTTACAACGCTCTGAACGCAAAATCGAATTGCTAAACAATAATGAATGGTATTATAATCGTTACGACCGTACCCATACGCTCAATGTGGTTACGCAATATGAATTAAACAAGAAATGGTCGTTTGGAGCTAACTTTGCTTATGTAACAGGTGTACCTTATACATTGCCATCGCAACAAATGGTTATTGAGGGTAGGGTTTATCCTTATATTCCGTCGGGCACAAGAGGCAATTTTAGAGTTCCTGCATATCACCGTTTAGATATTTCGGCAACCAAAAAGAACAAAAAAGCACTCTTTGGCAAAGGCGAATCTGAGTGGGTATTCTCGGTATACAACCTTTACAACCGCCGCAACCCATTCTCGATTTATACTCGTCCAAACGAAAATGACCCAACAAAATCTGAAGCTGTTAAATTATCTATCATTGGGTCGTTTGTACCATCGGTTACTTACAATTTTAAATTTTAA
- a CDS encoding helix-turn-helix domain-containing protein produces the protein MNFEQLGHIIRERRNELSYSQEILSDKSDVAIKTIHSIELGKANPSLKTLSKVLGVLGLELIVVSKKE, from the coding sequence ATGAACTTTGAACAACTAGGGCATATCATCCGAGAAAGAAGAAACGAACTTTCTTACAGTCAAGAGATACTCAGTGATAAAAGTGATGTTGCAATCAAAACAATTCACTCTATCGAACTTGGCAAAGCCAATCCTTCTCTCAAAACCTTATCGAAGGTGTTAGGGGTATTAGGGTTAGAACTCATTGTAGTGAGCAAGAAGGAATAA
- the nagB gene encoding glucosamine-6-phosphate deaminase, with the protein MEQAISYERIPTRIYSNSDEASRSVAQEIASIIRQKANEDKPAVLGLATGSSPKKVYAELIRMHREEGLSFQNVVTYNLDEYYPMEPDAVQSYVRFMREQLFDHVDIPSGNWHVPDGTLPLEKVADFCRTYEEQIEKYGGLDFQLLGIGRNGHIGFNEPGSLVNSKTRLMTLDLTTRIDAAADFGGLAKVSKKAITMGINKIMEAKRVVLLAWGEHKAANVARAVEGSVSADVPASYLQLHNNAAFVIDTSAAADLTRISTPWLVDAVNWDRPMVKKAVTHLALQVKKPVLKLTNADYNENGLSDLLALYGQAYDINIEVFNYLQHTITGWPGGKPNADDSNRPERAYPAKKRVIIFSPHPDDDIISMGGTFQRLVDQGHDVHVAYQTSGNIAVADDEALRFAEFVVDFNEKFEANNPKANRIYREAVKFLKNKKDSEVDTAEVRYIKGLIRRGEAKNTCRYVGLPKENVHFLDMPFYETGMVQKNPIGEADILVVMDLIEEIKPHQIYAAGDLADPHGTHKVCLDAIMEAVTRLKHREYMNSCWVWLYKGAWQEWDIDQIEMAVPMSPDQVLKKRYGIFKHQSQKDGVPFQGTDSREFWQRAEDRNSNTADLYNQLGLAEYEAMEAFVRWRF; encoded by the coding sequence ATGGAACAAGCCATTAGCTACGAACGTATCCCAACACGAATCTATTCAAATTCAGATGAAGCATCTCGTTCTGTTGCTCAAGAGATTGCTTCAATTATTCGCCAAAAGGCCAACGAAGATAAACCTGCTGTATTAGGTCTTGCAACGGGGTCTTCTCCTAAAAAGGTGTATGCCGAACTTATCAGAATGCACCGTGAAGAAGGTTTGAGTTTCCAAAATGTGGTAACTTATAACCTCGACGAGTATTATCCGATGGAACCCGATGCGGTACAAAGTTATGTACGCTTCATGCGTGAGCAACTTTTCGACCACGTTGATATTCCTTCGGGCAATTGGCATGTACCAGACGGAACGCTTCCTTTAGAAAAAGTAGCTGATTTTTGTCGTACTTACGAAGAACAAATCGAAAAGTACGGTGGTTTAGATTTCCAATTGTTGGGTATTGGTAGAAATGGCCACATTGGGTTTAACGAACCGGGTTCGTTGGTTAACTCAAAAACTCGTTTGATGACCCTCGACCTTACTACTCGTATCGATGCTGCTGCTGATTTTGGTGGTTTGGCAAAAGTATCGAAAAAGGCCATTACCATGGGTATCAACAAAATCATGGAAGCCAAACGAGTTGTATTGCTAGCTTGGGGCGAGCACAAAGCGGCCAATGTTGCTAGAGCGGTCGAAGGTTCGGTGTCGGCCGATGTTCCTGCGTCTTACTTGCAATTGCACAACAATGCCGCTTTTGTAATTGATACTTCTGCTGCAGCCGACTTAACTCGTATTAGTACGCCTTGGCTTGTTGATGCAGTCAATTGGGATAGACCAATGGTGAAAAAAGCTGTCACACATTTGGCTTTGCAAGTGAAAAAACCTGTATTGAAGTTGACCAATGCCGACTACAACGAAAATGGTTTGTCCGACCTTCTAGCTTTGTATGGTCAGGCTTATGATATTAATATTGAAGTATTTAATTATTTACAACATACTATTACAGGTTGGCCAGGTGGTAAACCAAACGCCGACGATTCTAACCGTCCTGAGCGTGCTTATCCAGCCAAAAAACGTGTAATAATCTTTAGCCCACACCCAGACGACGATATTATTTCGATGGGTGGTACTTTCCAACGTCTTGTAGACCAAGGGCACGATGTACATGTGGCTTACCAAACTTCGGGTAATATTGCTGTAGCCGATGACGAGGCATTGCGTTTTGCAGAATTTGTGGTAGATTTCAACGAGAAATTTGAGGCCAATAATCCAAAAGCCAACAGAATTTATCGTGAAGCCGTAAAATTCTTGAAAAACAAAAAAGATTCGGAAGTAGATACAGCCGAAGTACGTTATATCAAAGGTTTGATTCGTAGAGGTGAAGCCAAAAACACTTGTCGTTATGTAGGGCTTCCAAAAGAAAATGTACATTTCTTGGATATGCCTTTCTACGAAACGGGCATGGTACAGAAAAACCCTATCGGTGAAGCAGATATTTTGGTAGTAATGGATTTGATTGAAGAAATTAAACCTCACCAAATTTATGCTGCAGGTGACCTAGCCGACCCACATGGCACGCACAAAGTATGTTTGGATGCTATCATGGAAGCTGTAACTCGCTTGAAACACCGTGAGTATATGAATAGCTGTTGGGTATGGTTGTACAAAGGTGCTTGGCAAGAGTGGGACATCGACCAAATCGAAATGGCTGTGCCTATGTCTCCAGACCAAGTGTTGAAAAAACGTTATGGTATATTCAAGCACCAATCACAAAAAGATGGTGTGCCATTCCAAGGAACAGACTCGCGTGAATTCTGGCAAAGAGCTGAAGATAGAAATAGCAATACCGCCGACCTTTATAACCAGTTGGGTTTGGCCGAGTACGAGGCTATGGAAGCTTTTGTTCGCTGGAGATTCTAG
- a CDS encoding bile acid:sodium symporter family protein, which produces MKQTLKNYLFTLFILISAGLALIFPSFFLSINGFPLKKLIVPLIQVIMFGMGTTMSLEDFRGVLKMPKAVLVGLVCQFSIMPLVGFALVHVFCFPAEVAAGVILIGCSPSGLASNVMAYIAKANVALSITITSIATLVAPILTPLLMKLLAGQFIEVSVSTMMLDVAKMILLPIFLGLLINWIFRKYIHILHRIMPLVSMAGIIIIISIITATGRDSLLSIGFALILCTLLHNLSGYLLGYGGAKLAGLPEQDCRTVAIEVGLQNGGLASGIALQMGKVATVGLAPALFGPIMNITGSLLANYWHKTK; this is translated from the coding sequence ATGAAACAAACGCTAAAAAATTATTTATTTACCCTTTTTATTCTTATTTCGGCAGGTTTAGCACTGATATTTCCTTCTTTTTTTCTTTCAATAAATGGGTTTCCTCTCAAAAAACTGATTGTACCTCTTATTCAGGTGATTATGTTTGGAATGGGTACAACGATGTCGCTCGAAGACTTTAGGGGCGTACTCAAAATGCCCAAAGCAGTTTTGGTGGGTTTGGTATGTCAGTTTAGTATTATGCCCTTAGTAGGATTTGCCCTTGTTCATGTGTTTTGCTTTCCTGCCGAAGTTGCCGCAGGAGTAATACTGATAGGCTGTTCGCCAAGTGGTTTGGCTTCAAACGTTATGGCCTATATTGCCAAAGCCAATGTAGCCTTATCTATCACGATTACGTCTATTGCTACCCTTGTAGCACCTATTCTAACCCCTTTATTGATGAAGCTATTAGCTGGCCAATTCATTGAGGTTTCGGTAAGTACCATGATGCTAGACGTTGCCAAGATGATATTACTTCCTATTTTTTTAGGTTTGCTAATCAACTGGATTTTCAGGAAATATATTCATATTCTTCATCGCATAATGCCTTTGGTGTCGATGGCGGGTATCATTATCATTATTAGTATTATTACAGCCACTGGACGAGATAGCCTTTTAAGTATCGGTTTTGCCCTAATTTTGTGTACTTTATTACACAATCTATCGGGATACTTGCTTGGTTATGGCGGAGCAAAACTTGCGGGATTACCAGAGCAAGATTGTAGAACAGTGGCTATTGAGGTAGGCTTACAAAATGGCGGATTAGCTTCGGGGATAGCCCTACAAATGGGCAAAGTAGCTACAGTAGGCTTAGCACCTGCTTTATTTGGGCCTATTATGAATATAACTGGCTCGTTATTAGCCAATTATTGGCATAAAACAAAGTAG
- a CDS encoding YfhO family protein, giving the protein MAKSKPSNQTSKPHQPIVDVSQKKQEITPFFEKLSDPKALFMLWACVLLICLAIFKDYIFHKKYYLFLDLGADSINIIYTNLMYYAEYFRTEGFPAWSFKAGLGQNINPFWLDPIASILLLFGKENIAGGLVFVVITEIFLAATFFFLFLRTLLVNRFSAIVGAISYSFCGYLVVCSTWDLNKYPTEVYQAAFLLFALEYFLSKGRWYYLPLAIALVSIHQPFYLYLYGVLILVYTLVRSLEKSSEVLPMVLQLGKIAILGVIGVGLASFILPINILQIIESPRVAGGVSYFDTLSSVSAFDMSDGIQMGSACLRFFSNDLLGTGSDYRGWQNYVEAPLFYCGLLTLVAVPQAFALASRRQVMLYGVLAFLCFLIVVFPYFRYAFWLFSGDYYRTAGFFVTILLLFLGYRAVSIITQESRINLVVLGATLVVLLFLLFGPYDIPKENINVRLRTAIAFFVILQSLILWALSRVSIKNIAQVGAVILIVIEVIFLEGTAVNKRNAASVSEYAEKSSLFEDNTNIAVAKLQEQDKSFYRIDKDYASSPAIFAGLNDGKLQDYYGTTCYSSFNQVNYVRFLLGMGLIKKGDEFATRWVNGLGGNTLLESICGVKYVLVKNALDLRSQGFTAVDTVGDIKIFSNNNVLPLGFTYNQYIDEKEFTSLPLFPRQKALLHACVLSAERGKKLGLKPYSQIDTTGILNGEEYNTSIAARKADAFQITSFKQNDIQGEITAKQSQLLYFSIPFDQGWQATVDNKPVDLEQVSFGFMGLSLPQGRHKVVLHYTVPYLKIGIIVSLSTLLVYLVLLGLFRKKSF; this is encoded by the coding sequence ATGGCAAAGTCAAAACCCTCTAATCAAACGTCAAAACCACATCAACCTATTGTTGATGTAAGCCAAAAAAAGCAAGAAATCACGCCCTTTTTTGAAAAACTGTCCGATCCCAAGGCCTTATTTATGCTTTGGGCTTGTGTATTGCTGATTTGTTTGGCTATTTTCAAAGATTATATTTTTCACAAAAAATACTACCTCTTTCTCGATTTAGGGGCAGATTCTATCAATATTATCTATACCAACCTAATGTACTATGCCGAATATTTCCGTACCGAAGGCTTTCCTGCATGGTCATTCAAGGCTGGTTTAGGGCAAAATATCAACCCTTTTTGGCTCGACCCTATTGCTAGTATCTTGTTATTATTTGGTAAAGAAAATATAGCAGGCGGATTGGTATTTGTGGTGATAACGGAGATTTTTTTAGCAGCCACTTTCTTTTTCTTGTTTTTAAGAACCTTGCTTGTCAATCGTTTTTCGGCTATTGTTGGAGCTATCAGCTATTCATTCTGTGGTTATTTAGTAGTTTGTAGTACATGGGACTTAAACAAATACCCTACCGAAGTATATCAGGCTGCTTTTTTATTATTTGCCTTAGAGTATTTTCTTAGCAAAGGGCGTTGGTATTACTTACCATTGGCTATTGCCCTAGTTAGTATTCACCAGCCATTCTATTTGTATTTATATGGTGTTTTGATATTGGTTTATACCTTAGTCCGAAGCCTCGAAAAGAGTAGTGAGGTATTGCCGATGGTATTACAATTGGGTAAAATTGCTATTTTAGGAGTGATAGGAGTGGGTTTAGCATCATTTATTTTACCAATCAATATTTTACAAATCATAGAAAGTCCGCGTGTAGCAGGTGGCGTATCGTATTTTGATACACTATCGTCGGTTTCGGCATTCGATATGTCCGATGGTATTCAGATGGGGTCGGCTTGTTTGCGTTTTTTCTCAAACGACCTACTAGGTACAGGCTCGGACTACAGAGGTTGGCAAAACTATGTTGAAGCACCCTTGTTTTATTGTGGCTTATTAACACTGGTGGCTGTTCCGCAAGCATTTGCGTTGGCCTCACGCCGTCAAGTAATGCTATATGGTGTACTAGCATTTCTGTGTTTTTTGATTGTTGTATTTCCTTATTTCAGATATGCTTTTTGGCTATTTTCGGGCGATTATTACCGTACAGCAGGTTTTTTTGTAACCATTTTATTATTGTTTTTGGGCTATCGTGCCGTTTCTATTATTACTCAAGAGTCCAGAATCAATTTGGTAGTACTAGGGGCTACTCTGGTGGTGCTGTTATTTCTATTATTTGGCCCTTATGATATTCCCAAAGAAAATATCAATGTTCGTTTACGTACAGCAATTGCTTTTTTTGTGATTTTGCAAAGCTTGATTTTGTGGGCATTGAGTCGAGTATCTATCAAAAATATAGCTCAGGTAGGAGCTGTTATTTTGATAGTGATTGAGGTGATATTCTTGGAAGGAACAGCCGTAAACAAACGTAATGCCGCTTCGGTAAGTGAATATGCCGAAAAAAGTTCGTTGTTTGAAGACAACACCAACATAGCCGTAGCCAAGCTACAAGAGCAAGACAAATCTTTTTATAGAATTGATAAAGATTATGCTTCGAGTCCAGCCATATTTGCAGGCTTAAACGATGGAAAACTACAAGATTATTATGGTACAACGTGTTATTCGTCGTTTAATCAGGTCAATTATGTTCGCTTTTTGTTGGGGATGGGACTTATCAAAAAAGGAGATGAGTTTGCTACTCGTTGGGTAAATGGGCTAGGGGGCAATACCTTACTCGAAAGTATATGTGGGGTCAAATATGTATTGGTAAAAAATGCGTTGGATCTGCGATCGCAAGGCTTTACGGCTGTTGATACCGTGGGCGATATAAAGATTTTTAGTAATAATAATGTTTTGCCATTGGGTTTTACCTACAATCAGTACATTGATGAAAAGGAATTTACCAGCCTCCCTCTTTTCCCTCGTCAGAAGGCCCTTTTACATGCTTGTGTACTAAGTGCCGAAAGGGGTAAAAAGCTTGGTTTGAAGCCTTATAGCCAGATAGATACCACAGGAATATTAAATGGCGAAGAATATAATACCAGTATTGCTGCTCGCAAAGCCGACGCTTTTCAGATAACCTCTTTTAAGCAAAATGATATTCAAGGCGAAATCACGGCTAAACAAAGCCAATTACTATATTTTAGTATTCCTTTTGATCAAGGTTGGCAAGCTACTGTAGACAATAAGCCAGTTGATTTAGAGCAAGTTAGCTTTGGGTTTATGGGTTTGTCATTACCACAGGGTAGGCATAAGGTAGTCTTGCATTATACCGTTCCATATCTGAAAATAGGTATAATCGTTTCGTTATCTACATTGCTGGTATATTTAGTTTTGTTGGGACTATTTAGGAAAAAGAGTTTTTAG